A region of the Pseudomonadota bacterium genome:
TCCTGGCACGGAGATTCCCTTCGTGGTAGCGGCATGCACCTTCAGGACAAATGATGAGGTATACCTTGTCTGCACCTGTTTCGAGGGCACGCAGCAGATGAAGCGGTTCAATGCGGCCGCTGCAGGGAAGAGGGAAAAATTTAATCCTTGAGCCAAGCTCTCTTTCGAGGACACGACGGTTTGCGTCCTGGTTCGCATCGAGTTGCTGGCAGAAAAAAATCGTAATGTTCAGTCCCGCACTTTTTTGATCCATAATATTTAATCCTCTGTATATCCTTTGTATATCCTTCTTTCAGGGACAAAAAAAGCGTCCTTTTGGACGCCTCTGTCAGTTCTTTCTTAGACACCTCGTTGTGTCGAGGTATTCCTTTAACATTTTTCTACAAAATCTGTCAATCAAATATTATTTGCGGTTAACAGCCAATAAAACAAGATCAGACATATTTTGCTGACATAAAGGCGTGTTCTTTTATGCTCCACCATAGAAGCTTCTTCTTTTTAGCATTCTTTTCATCCTCAACGAACAATTTCATGACCCTTTTTATCCGGAGTGCCGATTCAACGAGACCCTTGAAATTGAGAAAAATCTGTTTTGCCTGTTGTTCAAAATCATCCCTCATCTTCTCCGTATCCCTCATTATCTTCTCAATATCGACCTTCCCCGCCTCGTCTTTCATCCATGCCTCTATCATATCATTTGTAACTTCTATATGGAATTGAAGGCCGTAAACATTATTTTCAATCCTGAATGCCTGGTTCCTGCATTTCTTTGATTGCGCTAAAAGCATGCCGTTGGCAGGTAATTCAAATGTATCTTCATGCCATTGAAAAACAGGGATATTTTTTGGCAACCCCCGGAACAGTGAATCCTTCTGTCCTTCCTTTGTAAGTGTTACGTGGTACCAGCCTATCTCTTTTTCGGATGCTTTTGTAACGGCTGCGCTGCATGTTTTTGCTATCAGTTGAGCGCCAAGACATATGCCCAGCATGGGAATTTCTTCTATCAGTGCTTTTCTTATGAGCTTTTCCTCTTCTTTCAGAAAAGGATAGTTTTCCTCTTCGTCAACGTTCATCGGTCCGCCAAGGATAACGACAGCCGAAACATCATGGAGGGAATCAGGCAATTTTTCGCCGTTACCTAGTTCTATGGTGCGGAGTTCCCAACCGTCATCTCTGAAAAACTGACCGATGAGTCCTGGGCCTTCTTGCGCTATATGTTTTACAATTAAAATTGTTTTGTCCATATCTACCCTCCTGAAAGGTCTTAGGGACTGATAAATCATACGCTGTTGACTATTTTGAACGGCGTTGTTCGATTTGCTTGAATTACCCTCTGAGGTCGGTGAGGGAATAAGATTTACACACCGATGTGTAAATATGCTTAACGCAAATTTACAAGTAAATTAATGTTATATTTGGTAACCGACAAAAATTTGTTGCATTTTTATAACATTTAAAAGAAATAGAAAAGCAAGAAATGAATTTCCGTCCTAATTTGCCCCTCTATAAGAAATTTACACAATTATGTTAGCAAAACTCATTAAAAAATAAAGTGGTAGTTAAATTGATAAAGTATGTTTTAATTTTTTTCTTGACATTTCATTTTAGCTCCACCATACTTTTTCTCAGGGGTTAGTAATGAGAGACAATATTCGGGAGTTGCAGATTCTTGGGAGTAAGATCAAAACCTTTCGGCTCAGCAGGAAACTTAAACTTTCCGATCTTTCCGAGCATTCATCATGTACAAGCGCCTATATCTCGCAGATTGAGCGGGGTCTGGTAAGTCCATCTATATCGGTCCTAAAAAATATTGCCAACGCCCTCGGGGTTCGCCTCGTAGACCTGTTTCTCACTGATGACCAACAAGAAGATGATGTTATTGTAAGAAACGGTCATGGGTACGAAATACGATACCCGCGAGGGGATTCGTCCATCTATCTTCTTGTCAAGCACCTTGATGGTAAGTTTATGGAACCGCTGATAAAGATACTGAAACCGAAGGAAGGCAGTGACGGCCTATATTCCCACAACGGCAGTCAGGAATTCGGATATGTGCTTTCGGGAGAATTCGATTTAATGATTGAGGAGAATGTTGACACCTTGAGGAAGGGTGACAGTTTTTATTTTAACTCAAGCCGGCCTCACGGGTTCGTCAACAATGGAGAGGAAGTGGCAGAGATACTGTGGGTAATTAGCCCACCAACCTATTAAATAAACTTAAGGAGGGTTTTATGAAGAGGTGTTCAGTGTTGCTTTTTGTTTTTAGTCTGGTATTATTGTCGACTTTTGCCGTATCGTTCGCAGCGGAAGATATTAAGCTTGGGGTTTTACACTCCCTGACAGGGCCATTCGCTCCGGCCGGTGGTCTTTCCGGACAGAGAGGCTCTTTGGTCGCAATCGACATGATAAATGCAAGAGGAGGGGTGGCAGGGAAATATAAGGTAAAGGCTGTAGAGGCCGATGCCCAGAGCAACCCGGAAGTAGCGATCCGTGAAGCGGAGAGGCTTATATCTGTTGAAAAAGTACCTGTTATTGTCGGGGTTTTTTCAAGTTCCATTGCAGTGCCTCTGGCTCCGATTGCCGATAAGAATAAGACCATCTTCTGGATCACCATCGCCATTTCCGATAAAGTCCTTGAAGACAGACACCTGAAATATGTTTTTCGTATCCAGCCAATGGGTTCCCAGTGGGGTAACTCCTCCGTTGATATGCTGTCCGAGATTTACGGAAAATTTGGTTACAGCAATCCGAACCAGGTAAAATTGGCTGTTGCTTATGAGGATGGACCGTATGGAACGATCGTATCGAAGGCAAACCTCGACAGGGCAAAGAAATATCAGATGTCTGTCGGCCTTACCGAGGCTTACACCCATACTGCGAAAGATCTCTCATCTTTGATCCTTAAGGTAAAAAGGGCCAAACCTGATGTGGTGCTCCATACCGGCTACTTCCCCGATGTGGTACTCTTCCTCCGGCAGTCAAGAGAGCTCGGTCTTAAGTGGAAAGGCCTCATAGGCCACGGTGCGGGTTACGCCAATTTTCGTGAAATGGAAAAATCCCTGGGGAGGTCCATGGTAAACTATGTATGCAATGTAGACCCTGCCCCTGCGCAACTCCTTGATTTAAAAAAGCTTAAACCTGGCATAGGTGATTTGATTGGTGAATTCCTGAAGAGATACAAGGAAAAATATAAAGAATCCGACCCGGAAACCCATGCTACGCAAGGTTTCTCGCATACATGGGTTCTCCTCAACAATGTTATGCCTGTGGCACTGGAGAAATATGGAAAGATCACACCGGATACGATACGGCAGGCAGCCCTCGATCTCGATATACCTGAGGGTGGAACACCAAGCGGCTACGGGGTTAAATTTGCACCCCCCGAACACAAGTTTGCCGGGCAGAACCTGAGGTCTTATCCCGTGGTAAGCCAGTGGGTCAATGGCAAGGTGGAGATCGTATGGCCGGCAACCTTGCGGACAGCCGAACCCAAGCTCCCGATACCCGCAGATTCTCCATATGCGGTAAAATAGTGTAGGTGGAACCGGAGGGCGAGGTAAAACCCGCCCTCCGGATTTTAACGAGAGGTCCGTTAATGCTGCAAATTAAAGAGATTGTGAAAAACTTTGGCGGTGTACGGGCGTTAAGTGATGTCTCCTTTGGGGTGGAGAAAGGCGAATTTGTAGGCCTCATCGGACCCAACGGTTCAGGCAAGACCACCCTTTTTAACATCATATCCGGAGCATATAAACCTACGTCCGGGCACGTGATATTCGAAGGCCATGACATGACTGTCCTTACCCCTGATCGCATATGTCACGCGGGGATAACCCGCACCTTCCAAATTCCTCGACCCATCAAGGGCATGAGCATTCTGGACAACGTGCTCCTGGGTCTCGTCTTTGGCAATGCCGAGCGACCCAAGAAACATGC
Encoded here:
- a CDS encoding type 1 glutamine amidotransferase, giving the protein MDKTILIVKHIAQEGPGLIGQFFRDDGWELRTIELGNGEKLPDSLHDVSAVVILGGPMNVDEEENYPFLKEEEKLIRKALIEEIPMLGICLGAQLIAKTCSAAVTKASEKEIGWYHVTLTKEGQKDSLFRGLPKNIPVFQWHEDTFELPANGMLLAQSKKCRNQAFRIENNVYGLQFHIEVTNDMIEAWMKDEAGKVDIEKIMRDTEKMRDDFEQQAKQIFLNFKGLVESALRIKRVMKLFVEDEKNAKKKKLLWWSIKEHAFMSAKYV
- a CDS encoding XRE family transcriptional regulator, which encodes MRDNIRELQILGSKIKTFRLSRKLKLSDLSEHSSCTSAYISQIERGLVSPSISVLKNIANALGVRLVDLFLTDDQQEDDVIVRNGHGYEIRYPRGDSSIYLLVKHLDGKFMEPLIKILKPKEGSDGLYSHNGSQEFGYVLSGEFDLMIEENVDTLRKGDSFYFNSSRPHGFVNNGEEVAEILWVISPPTY
- a CDS encoding ABC transporter substrate-binding protein, with the protein product MKRCSVLLFVFSLVLLSTFAVSFAAEDIKLGVLHSLTGPFAPAGGLSGQRGSLVAIDMINARGGVAGKYKVKAVEADAQSNPEVAIREAERLISVEKVPVIVGVFSSSIAVPLAPIADKNKTIFWITIAISDKVLEDRHLKYVFRIQPMGSQWGNSSVDMLSEIYGKFGYSNPNQVKLAVAYEDGPYGTIVSKANLDRAKKYQMSVGLTEAYTHTAKDLSSLILKVKRAKPDVVLHTGYFPDVVLFLRQSRELGLKWKGLIGHGAGYANFREMEKSLGRSMVNYVCNVDPAPAQLLDLKKLKPGIGDLIGEFLKRYKEKYKESDPETHATQGFSHTWVLLNNVMPVALEKYGKITPDTIRQAALDLDIPEGGTPSGYGVKFAPPEHKFAGQNLRSYPVVSQWVNGKVEIVWPATLRTAEPKLPIPADSPYAVK
- a CDS encoding hydrogenase iron-sulfur subunit, producing MDQKSAGLNITIFFCQQLDANQDANRRVLERELGSRIKFFPLPCSGRIEPLHLLRALETGADKVYLIICPEGACRYHEGNLRARKRLAFAQGLIEEIGLEPQRLELIQAIQGDQLTINERAREFLARETDFGPNPAKNSVERIADSVQKA